Proteins found in one Solitalea lacus genomic segment:
- a CDS encoding cytochrome c3 family protein: MSGSWTCHYKLLLRFRTCENCHDAHLSRFSRLLRQNDCWLCGQVW, translated from the coding sequence TTGTCAGGAAGTTGGACCTGTCATTATAAGCTTCTTCTACGTTTTCGTACTTGCGAAAACTGCCATGACGCTCACCTTTCCAGGTTCTCCCGGCTTTTACGCCAAAATGATTGTTGGCTTTGCGGGCAAGTTTGGTAG
- a CDS encoding M16 family metallopeptidase, with protein MEYNLLTLKNGIRILHKPAQESGITHMCLIINTGSRDETNSTVGLAHFIEHLLFKGTQKRNTYQILNRLEVVGGDLNAYTTKEQTCIHASFLNEHLERALDLLTDITFHSIFPQNELEKEKGVVLDELDSYKDTPEEHIQDEFDELIFTDHLLGNNILGTPESIKAFTQQNIFDFIQKNYNTHEIALGVYGNISEKKLQKLADKYLSPILENNQSKERTAANGYTAKTVQKEKSCNQTHCIIGGRSYNLTNDKKHGMLLLNNLLGGPGMSSRLNLEIRERIGACYTIESSFVPMTDTGMFSIYFGTDEEKAERCVKLIHKELKKLRDHALTPLLLQQAKQRFKGQIALAEESRISVIIAMTKSLLDYGRVDSLPELFAKIDNVSAADLLEIANENFSPQQLSMLTFVPTE; from the coding sequence ATGGAATACAACTTATTAACTCTAAAAAACGGAATTCGTATTTTACATAAACCGGCTCAAGAATCAGGTATTACTCATATGTGCTTGATAATAAATACCGGCTCTCGTGACGAAACAAACAGCACCGTTGGTCTAGCCCATTTTATCGAACATTTACTGTTTAAGGGAACTCAAAAACGCAATACTTATCAAATTTTAAATAGATTAGAGGTTGTTGGCGGTGATCTGAATGCCTATACCACTAAAGAACAAACTTGCATACATGCGTCGTTTTTAAATGAACACTTAGAACGTGCACTTGACTTGCTTACAGATATTACCTTTCATTCTATATTTCCTCAAAATGAACTTGAAAAGGAAAAAGGCGTTGTTTTAGATGAACTTGACTCATATAAAGACACCCCGGAAGAGCATATTCAGGATGAATTTGATGAGCTGATTTTTACAGATCACCTATTGGGAAATAACATTTTAGGTACTCCTGAGTCTATCAAGGCCTTCACTCAGCAGAATATCTTTGATTTCATCCAAAAAAACTACAACACTCACGAAATAGCTTTGGGTGTTTATGGTAATATTTCGGAAAAGAAACTTCAAAAACTGGCTGATAAATATTTAAGTCCAATACTTGAAAACAATCAGTCTAAAGAAAGGACTGCCGCCAATGGGTATACCGCAAAAACTGTACAGAAAGAAAAAAGCTGTAACCAAACGCATTGCATAATTGGGGGACGTTCCTATAATTTAACCAATGATAAAAAACACGGAATGCTGCTATTAAACAATTTACTAGGTGGCCCGGGCATGAGCTCCCGTCTCAACCTTGAGATTCGTGAACGCATTGGAGCTTGTTACACCATTGAATCGAGTTTTGTGCCTATGACCGACACAGGTATGTTTTCAATTTATTTCGGCACAGATGAAGAAAAGGCAGAACGTTGTGTGAAGCTGATACATAAAGAATTAAAGAAGCTACGAGATCATGCTCTAACTCCACTTCTGTTACAACAAGCTAAACAACGTTTTAAAGGACAAATTGCTTTGGCAGAAGAATCTCGGATCTCAGTAATTATAGCCATGACCAAAAGTTTGTTGGATTATGGCCGTGTAGATAGCCTGCCTGAGCTATTTGCCAAGATAGATAATGTTTCCGCTGCAGACTTGCTAGAAATTGCAAATGAGAATTTTTCTCCCCAGCAGTTGAGTATGCTGACTTTTGTTCCTACTGAATAG
- a CDS encoding glucosaminidase domain-containing protein: protein MNSWKTFTLCFFTLFFTACSVNKKTSTTKSLGGTSPETTKGNTRPTGDKNYPKSNSTQQYINKYKDIAVKEMRRTGIPASITLAQGIFESSSGNSDLAINANNHFGIKCTSDWQGEGYQKDDDKPNECFRKYPHAEGSFHDHSEFLKRPRYAALFKLEPTDYTSWANGLKTAGYATNPQYGPKLIELIERYELYRFDKHGAKDAIATTGNRGSLYFEQKQTNEGDKQQTVFASAEEILPAGQYRVKAGDTLYGIAKKFNTKVENIVTWNNLESYSIEVGQVLKVSK from the coding sequence ATGAATAGTTGGAAAACCTTTACTCTTTGCTTTTTTACTTTATTTTTTACCGCCTGCTCTGTTAATAAAAAGACGAGTACTACCAAATCTTTGGGGGGCACTAGCCCTGAAACAACTAAAGGAAATACTAGGCCTACAGGTGATAAAAATTATCCAAAGTCAAACAGCACTCAACAATACATCAATAAGTATAAAGACATTGCTGTTAAAGAGATGCGAAGGACAGGCATTCCAGCCAGTATTACACTAGCACAAGGCATTTTTGAGTCATCAAGCGGCAATAGCGACTTGGCAATAAATGCTAATAACCATTTTGGCATAAAATGTACCAGTGATTGGCAAGGCGAGGGATATCAAAAAGACGATGATAAACCCAATGAATGTTTTCGGAAGTACCCTCATGCCGAAGGCTCTTTTCACGACCATTCTGAGTTTTTAAAACGTCCTCGTTATGCTGCTTTATTTAAACTCGAGCCAACGGATTACACCTCATGGGCTAATGGATTAAAAACTGCCGGCTATGCAACCAATCCTCAATATGGCCCCAAACTTATTGAACTGATTGAACGATATGAACTTTATCGTTTCGATAAGCATGGAGCTAAAGATGCAATTGCAACAACCGGGAACCGTGGAAGCTTATATTTTGAACAGAAGCAAACGAATGAAGGAGATAAACAGCAAACAGTGTTTGCTTCAGCGGAAGAAATATTACCGGCTGGCCAGTATAGGGTAAAAGCCGGAGATACTCTTTATGGTATTGCAAAAAAATTTAACACCAAGGTTGAAAATATTGTAACCTGGAATAACCTGGAATCGTATTCAATTGAAGTTGGCCAAGTATTAAAGGTTTCGAAATAA
- a CDS encoding LacI family DNA-binding transcriptional regulator: MSRNRTIIDIATSLGISPSTVSRALNDNPRISNKTKEKVRKLALELDFTLNPMASNLRSNRSQTVGIIVPRISMYFHAAVLTVVQNLLHKEGYNLIICQSNDSPELEKELVNTLYASRVDGVIVASTLQSTDFSHFDVLTRKQIPLVFYDRVPVDYYPAQIIKGDDYRGGFEATEHLINSGCKSIAHISGPLTCNLYKDRYAGYIDALRKYKIPYKQEWVFFHELTLENAVESVHKLFKMESIPDGLFTANDTSAIAALQVAREFGISVPNDFKIVGYSNDPRSGIVSPAITTVEQHPDLVGEKIVEVILQLMTKKGETVEYVTEPIITPISLMIRDSSHL, translated from the coding sequence ATGAGTAGAAACAGAACCATAATTGATATAGCCACTTCACTGGGAATTTCCCCCTCTACTGTTTCGAGGGCGTTAAATGACAACCCTCGCATTAGCAATAAAACGAAGGAGAAGGTGAGGAAACTGGCTCTTGAGCTTGATTTTACGCTTAATCCGATGGCTTCTAATCTCAGAAGCAATCGAAGCCAAACCGTGGGGATCATTGTTCCCCGGATTTCGATGTACTTTCATGCGGCGGTATTAACGGTCGTGCAAAACTTGCTGCATAAAGAGGGATATAACCTTATTATCTGCCAATCGAATGATTCTCCTGAACTAGAAAAAGAATTGGTAAATACGCTGTATGCCTCAAGGGTAGATGGCGTAATTGTAGCCTCGACCTTGCAATCTACTGATTTCTCTCACTTTGATGTTCTAACTCGTAAACAAATCCCACTGGTGTTTTACGACCGTGTTCCGGTTGATTATTATCCTGCCCAAATTATAAAAGGAGATGATTACCGGGGAGGTTTTGAAGCAACTGAGCATCTTATAAATTCCGGTTGTAAATCAATTGCGCATATTTCAGGCCCGTTAACCTGCAATCTCTATAAAGATCGTTATGCGGGCTACATTGATGCGCTGCGTAAATATAAAATTCCTTATAAGCAGGAGTGGGTCTTTTTTCATGAGTTAACGTTAGAAAACGCTGTTGAATCTGTGCATAAACTCTTCAAGATGGAATCAATACCTGATGGGTTGTTTACTGCTAATGATACATCGGCTATCGCCGCTTTGCAGGTTGCCAGAGAATTTGGTATTAGTGTTCCAAATGATTTTAAAATTGTGGGGTATTCAAATGACCCGAGGTCAGGTATCGTATCTCCTGCAATAACTACAGTTGAACAACATCCCGATTTGGTAGGTGAAAAAATAGTTGAGGTAATTTTACAGCTAATGACTAAAAAAGGAGAAACGGTAGAGTATGTTACAGAGCCTATTATTACGCCTATTTCTTTAATGATCAGAGATTCGTCTCATTTATAA
- a CDS encoding RagB/SusD family nutrient uptake outer membrane protein: MRLFNKISTYIFISSVLGLSACNKDFLDTTSYSQVQESNFWKNGADATAGVNAVYDALQGEDSFGLYNMTDIISPIAAPCDNPGGMAEFCIPGTNATSGFAAMRWRGLYRGVYRANLCLEKIPGINMDEVSKKRLLAEAKFLRAFNYFYLINFFGDVPLITKTLGLEEATTPTVERTPVADVRAQIYKDLDEAYADLPVSYTKSDLGRATKYAARTLKGKVQLYEGNFAAAAATFKEVIDSKNYKLYDHYFNLFDYKYENNSEVIFDIQFNNVVGTGEGNRFEKYLGNRESSSNGWTNIQPTVYLVDNYEMKDGLPAAQSPLFNAAKPYDNRDPRMDFTIIRPGASYRNILFKDIRYDFKTNNIRTGYLVRKAVTDENVGLAYDTPTNLILMRYGDVLLMYAEAQNEVVGADQTVYDAVNAVRQRPSVAMPPILQGKTQAEMRAIIRHERMIEMALEGHYYFDIKRWRIAETAQWAVYRPKDDNFLDRVAAQPNRVFLNQYYLLPIPQGERDKNPKLVQNPGYN; encoded by the coding sequence ATGAGATTATTCAATAAAATATCGACATATATATTCATTTCTTCAGTACTCGGACTGAGCGCCTGTAATAAGGATTTCTTAGATACCACGTCCTATTCGCAGGTGCAGGAAAGCAATTTCTGGAAAAATGGGGCGGATGCTACAGCCGGGGTAAATGCGGTTTATGATGCTTTACAAGGAGAAGATTCATTTGGACTTTATAACATGACAGATATCATCTCTCCAATAGCGGCTCCTTGTGACAATCCGGGGGGGATGGCAGAGTTTTGTATCCCGGGAACGAATGCTACCTCTGGCTTTGCGGCTATGCGTTGGAGAGGATTGTATCGAGGGGTATATCGCGCCAACTTGTGTCTTGAAAAAATTCCGGGTATTAATATGGATGAAGTCTCGAAAAAGCGCTTACTGGCTGAAGCCAAATTCCTTAGGGCATTCAATTATTTTTATCTGATAAATTTCTTTGGTGATGTTCCGTTGATCACTAAAACATTGGGACTGGAAGAAGCAACTACTCCAACGGTAGAACGAACTCCTGTTGCAGATGTTCGAGCACAGATATACAAAGACCTCGATGAAGCTTATGCCGATTTGCCGGTTTCCTATACAAAAAGCGATCTTGGTCGCGCTACCAAGTATGCTGCTCGTACTCTTAAAGGAAAGGTTCAGTTATATGAGGGTAATTTCGCTGCTGCTGCCGCAACTTTCAAAGAGGTTATCGATTCAAAAAACTACAAGTTATACGACCACTATTTTAACCTTTTTGATTATAAGTATGAGAATAACTCGGAAGTAATATTTGATATCCAGTTCAATAATGTAGTAGGAACCGGTGAGGGTAATAGATTTGAGAAATACTTGGGTAATAGGGAAAGTTCGAGCAATGGTTGGACGAATATTCAACCTACCGTTTATCTGGTAGATAATTATGAAATGAAAGATGGCCTTCCAGCAGCGCAATCACCTTTATTTAATGCTGCAAAGCCGTATGATAACCGAGATCCGCGCATGGATTTTACAATCATCCGGCCGGGTGCAAGTTACAGGAATATTCTTTTTAAAGATATTAGGTACGATTTCAAAACCAATAATATCCGCACGGGCTATTTGGTAAGAAAAGCTGTTACAGATGAGAATGTTGGACTTGCATATGACACTCCAACCAACCTTATTCTTATGCGTTATGGAGATGTTTTATTGATGTATGCAGAAGCCCAAAATGAAGTTGTGGGGGCTGATCAAACAGTATATGATGCCGTTAATGCCGTTCGTCAGCGACCAAGTGTTGCAATGCCTCCGATACTTCAAGGTAAAACTCAAGCAGAAATGAGAGCCATTATTCGCCATGAAAGAATGATTGAAATGGCTCTAGAAGGGCATTATTATTTTGATATTAAGCGTTGGCGTATTGCAGAAACTGCGCAGTGGGCTGTTTATCGTCCGAAGGATGACAACTTTTTGGACAGGGTAGCCGCCCAGCCTAATCGTGTTTTTTTGAATCAATATTACTTGTTGCCAATTCCACAAGGCGAAAGGGATAAAAATCCTAAGCTAGTTCAGAATCCGGGATATAACTAG
- a CDS encoding DMT family transporter has translation MSKNIQVHSALFLVSLIYGATFTIAKEVMPVYIAPYGLIVLRVWGAALLFVLMGKISAGSATPIEKKDYRLLFLSALTGTGANMLLFFQGLSLTTPIKAAVEMVCTPLFVALLAFWVLKEKATVLKIVGLILGLSGAVLMILWPGFSLIGGTVLGDICVILNAIIYAYYLIIAKPLIQKYQAITIVKWTFIIGAILVFPFGFKDLVRVDWVHIPVMIWGAIVFIVVCTTFLTYLLNGWALKFVNSSVVGAYIYLQPVLASVIAVSLGKDTLTFQKLIFTAMIFAGVYLVSYKPKAIS, from the coding sequence ATGAGCAAAAACATACAAGTTCATTCAGCGCTTTTTCTGGTTTCCCTGATTTATGGGGCAACGTTTACCATTGCTAAAGAAGTAATGCCCGTGTACATTGCTCCTTACGGTTTAATCGTACTGAGGGTTTGGGGAGCTGCCTTGCTGTTTGTGTTGATGGGTAAAATTTCCGCAGGCTCAGCTACTCCCATCGAAAAAAAAGATTACCGACTGCTATTTCTATCGGCTCTAACTGGTACAGGGGCCAATATGCTGTTGTTCTTTCAGGGACTATCGCTTACAACACCCATTAAAGCGGCTGTTGAAATGGTTTGCACTCCATTGTTTGTGGCCTTGTTAGCGTTTTGGGTGCTAAAGGAAAAAGCTACAGTTTTAAAAATAGTTGGTTTAATTCTTGGACTTTCGGGTGCTGTTTTAATGATTTTGTGGCCCGGCTTTTCATTAATCGGAGGAACGGTTTTGGGTGATATTTGCGTGATCTTGAATGCCATTATCTATGCCTATTATCTCATTATTGCCAAGCCACTGATTCAAAAATACCAGGCTATCACAATCGTAAAATGGACGTTCATCATAGGGGCCATATTAGTGTTCCCTTTTGGATTTAAAGACCTTGTGCGTGTTGATTGGGTTCATATTCCGGTTATGATTTGGGGTGCCATCGTTTTTATTGTAGTGTGTACAACGTTTCTTACTTATTTACTAAATGGCTGGGCTTTGAAATTTGTAAATTCGTCTGTGGTAGGAGCGTATATTTATTTGCAACCTGTATTAGCTTCGGTAATTGCTGTGAGTTTAGGGAAAGACACACTTACTTTTCAGAAACTTATTTTTACCGCAATGATATTTGCAGGGGTTTACCTGGTTAGTTACAAGCCCAAAGCAATTTCTTAG
- the gmk gene encoding guanylate kinase has protein sequence MSGKLIIFSAPSGAGKTTIVKHLLTKYPDLQFSISATTRAPRGEEKDGKDYYFISKDDFLHRVAKHEFVEFEEVYNGTIYGTLRSEIERIWAEGKHVIFDVDVVGGLRLKRKYPDQAMAIFVQPPSLEILKERLAGRGTDGAEKLAERFAKAEKELSYASQFDVILENYELETACDEAEVFVKYFLKDKMKFGKREAK, from the coding sequence ATGTCAGGTAAACTTATCATATTTTCTGCTCCCTCAGGGGCAGGCAAAACAACTATTGTAAAGCATTTACTTACTAAATATCCCGATTTACAGTTTTCTATCTCGGCAACAACCCGAGCACCTCGTGGAGAAGAAAAAGATGGTAAAGATTATTACTTTATTTCTAAAGATGATTTTTTGCATCGAGTGGCTAAACACGAGTTTGTTGAATTTGAAGAAGTTTATAATGGGACTATATACGGAACACTGCGCTCAGAAATTGAACGTATTTGGGCCGAAGGCAAGCATGTGATTTTTGATGTTGATGTAGTCGGTGGGTTGCGTTTGAAGAGAAAGTATCCTGATCAGGCAATGGCCATTTTTGTACAGCCTCCTTCTTTAGAAATTCTTAAAGAGCGCTTGGCAGGGCGTGGGACAGATGGTGCTGAAAAGCTGGCAGAACGCTTTGCTAAGGCTGAAAAAGAGTTATCCTATGCTTCTCAGTTTGATGTTATCCTTGAGAACTATGAGCTTGAAACAGCTTGTGACGAAGCAGAGGTATTTGTTAAATACTTTCTGAAGGATAAAATGAAATTTGGGAAAAGGGAGGCTAAATAG
- a CDS encoding LysM peptidoglycan-binding domain-containing protein has product MQRSGYATSKHYASDLIRCIERNDLNKWDQEVCANKTIDSSFKAQAEPSNENWITEVTEPVVAVKNPVYYRVKKGDSLSGIAKKHKTSVSKLKSLNSLHSHKIKPGQSLRIK; this is encoded by the coding sequence TTGCAACGCTCTGGATATGCCACCAGTAAGCATTACGCTTCCGATCTGATTCGTTGCATTGAACGCAATGATTTAAACAAATGGGACCAAGAAGTTTGTGCCAATAAAACCATAGATTCAAGCTTTAAGGCCCAGGCAGAGCCATCAAATGAAAATTGGATTACTGAAGTAACAGAACCTGTAGTTGCAGTTAAAAATCCTGTTTATTATCGGGTAAAGAAAGGCGACTCATTATCGGGCATTGCTAAAAAGCATAAAACTAGTGTAAGTAAACTGAAATCATTAAATTCGTTGCATTCACATAAAATAAAACCCGGACAAAGTTTACGTATTAAATAA
- the nadD gene encoding nicotinate (nicotinamide) nucleotide adenylyltransferase: protein MKIGLFFGSFNPMHIGHLVIASYMANYTELDKVWIVVSPHNPLKEQADLIHAHDRLEMAKLATEDSEKIEVSDVELKLPKPSYTIDTLTYLSEKYPHHEFCLIMGADNLKSIKKWKNYETLLKYYKIFVYPRPGVDLSEWIEHPSVFITNTPQMEISATFVRKSISEQKSIQYFVPEKVIDFIEKKGLYRKSN from the coding sequence ATGAAAATCGGTTTATTTTTCGGATCTTTTAATCCAATGCATATTGGTCATTTGGTAATAGCCAGTTACATGGCAAATTATACCGAATTAGACAAGGTGTGGATTGTTGTGTCACCACATAATCCATTAAAAGAACAGGCTGATTTAATTCATGCTCATGATAGATTAGAAATGGCCAAATTGGCTACAGAAGACTCTGAAAAAATTGAAGTTTCAGATGTTGAGCTAAAGCTGCCTAAACCTTCATACACTATTGATACATTGACTTATTTATCAGAGAAATATCCTCATCACGAATTTTGCTTGATAATGGGGGCCGATAATTTAAAGTCAATCAAAAAGTGGAAGAATTACGAAACGTTGCTGAAATATTATAAAATTTTTGTTTACCCCCGTCCCGGAGTGGATTTGAGTGAGTGGATAGAGCATCCATCTGTTTTTATAACTAACACTCCTCAAATGGAGATTTCGGCAACATTTGTGCGTAAATCAATTTCTGAGCAAAAAAGTATTCAATACTTTGTGCCTGAAAAGGTAATTGATTTTATTGAGAAAAAAGGCTTGTATAGAAAGTCAAATTAA
- a CDS encoding O-methyltransferase: MDIINKKINAYIEAHTDIEPEILALLNRETHLKVLLPRMLSGNFQGRTLSMLSKMIQPKRILELGTYTGYSAICLAEGLEPDGKLTTIDINEELEPFVRSFFDKAGVTDKIEYLIGNGTEIIPTLTDEFDLVFIDADKKNNGTYYDLIFDKVKPGGFILVDNVLWSGKVIDENPDKDTKVILAFNEKVQQDSRVENVLLPIRDGVLLIRKK, translated from the coding sequence ATGGATATCATAAATAAAAAAATAAACGCTTACATAGAAGCACATACCGACATAGAACCTGAAATTTTAGCACTATTAAATAGAGAAACGCACTTAAAGGTTTTATTACCCCGTATGCTTTCGGGGAATTTTCAGGGCAGAACGCTTAGCATGTTGAGCAAAATGATCCAACCTAAGCGCATCCTTGAGTTAGGCACCTATACGGGCTATTCCGCAATTTGTCTTGCTGAAGGACTTGAACCTGATGGCAAACTTACCACTATCGATATTAACGAGGAATTAGAACCGTTTGTACGCTCATTCTTTGACAAAGCAGGAGTAACCGATAAAATTGAGTACTTAATCGGCAATGGGACTGAAATTATTCCAACTTTAACCGACGAATTTGATCTGGTATTCATTGATGCTGATAAGAAGAACAATGGAACATATTATGATCTAATATTCGACAAAGTAAAACCTGGAGGTTTCATTTTGGTTGATAACGTGCTTTGGAGTGGCAAAGTTATTGATGAAAATCCTGATAAGGATACAAAGGTAATTTTAGCCTTTAACGAAAAGGTTCAACAAGATTCTCGGGTAGAAAATGTATTACTACCAATCAGAGATGGGGTTTTGTTAATAAGAAAAAAATAA
- the hpt gene encoding hypoxanthine phosphoribosyltransferase, with protein MQITLHDKVFEPYIKEGAIQNRITTLAEQLSDDYKGRLPVFISMLNGAFWFTADLLKSYTGTCEISFVKFKSYHGLQSSGEVAQHIGLDVDLNGRDIIIVEDIIDTGKTLHVFLELIEKQRPASVKIVTLLFKPSAVKYPIKPDYLGFEIPNDFIVGYGLDYNGLGRNLNDIYVIKPE; from the coding sequence ATGCAGATTACTCTACATGATAAAGTTTTTGAGCCCTATATTAAGGAGGGTGCAATCCAAAATCGAATAACTACCCTTGCTGAGCAATTGAGTGATGATTACAAAGGAAGATTGCCTGTTTTTATATCAATGCTCAATGGTGCATTTTGGTTTACTGCCGATCTTTTAAAGAGTTATACTGGTACCTGTGAAATAAGCTTTGTGAAATTTAAATCCTATCATGGGCTTCAAAGCAGTGGTGAGGTTGCTCAGCATATCGGGCTTGATGTTGACCTGAATGGCAGGGATATTATTATTGTGGAGGATATCATAGACACCGGCAAAACGTTGCATGTGTTTTTGGAGCTGATTGAAAAGCAAAGGCCAGCTTCAGTAAAGATTGTTACATTATTATTTAAGCCTTCGGCTGTAAAATATCCAATAAAGCCTGATTATCTTGGGTTTGAAATTCCTAATGATTTTATTGTAGGATATGGATTGGATTACAATGGTTTAGGTCGAAACTTGAATGACATCTATGTAATAAAACCTGAATAA
- a CDS encoding YicC/YloC family endoribonuclease produces the protein MLKSMTGFGIASQETDKAKITVEIKSLNSKFLELTLKLPKSHSDKELLIRNDCNKLIERGKVNLAIAIEYNAGAERKPVTINQQLLRAYYEQLAEGATMLDAQTNDLFALALQMPEVIKQDEQGADEEEWKAVYTTFASAVKGFNDFRVTEGNELEKDLVQRIKNILDCLSKVEAIEPNRMPVVRDRINKYLEDAVGVENIDQNRLEQELVYYIEKFDITEEKVRLRSHCDYFITTLADKDAGGKKLGFISQEIGREINTMGSKANDANIQKIVVEMKDELEKIKEQLLNVL, from the coding sequence ATGTTGAAATCCATGACCGGTTTTGGTATTGCCAGCCAAGAGACTGACAAGGCAAAAATTACCGTTGAAATAAAATCATTAAATAGTAAATTTTTAGAGCTTACCCTCAAACTTCCTAAATCACATTCGGATAAAGAATTGTTGATCAGGAACGATTGTAATAAGTTAATCGAGCGGGGGAAAGTGAATTTAGCTATCGCTATTGAATACAATGCAGGTGCTGAGCGCAAACCTGTTACTATTAATCAACAATTACTGAGAGCTTATTATGAGCAATTGGCAGAAGGTGCAACAATGTTAGATGCTCAAACTAACGACCTGTTTGCACTTGCATTGCAAATGCCTGAGGTGATTAAACAAGATGAGCAAGGGGCGGATGAAGAGGAATGGAAAGCAGTGTATACAACTTTTGCCTCTGCTGTAAAAGGATTTAATGATTTCAGGGTTACGGAAGGCAATGAGCTGGAAAAAGACCTTGTTCAACGCATTAAAAATATTCTTGATTGTTTGTCGAAGGTTGAAGCTATTGAGCCCAATAGAATGCCGGTAGTGCGTGATCGCATCAATAAATATTTAGAAGATGCGGTTGGGGTTGAGAACATTGATCAAAATAGGTTGGAACAAGAGCTTGTTTATTATATCGAGAAATTTGATATAACTGAAGAAAAGGTTCGCTTACGCAGCCATTGTGACTATTTTATCACCACACTTGCTGATAAAGATGCCGGAGGTAAAAAACTAGGGTTTATTAGTCAGGAAATTGGTCGTGAAATTAATACAATGGGTTCTAAGGCCAATGATGCCAATATTCAGAAGATTGTGGTGGAGATGAAAGATGAGCTGGAAAAAATAAAAGAACAGCTTCTAAATGTGCTGTAA